The candidate division KSB1 bacterium nucleotide sequence TGCGCCGACCGGCTGATTCTGCTCGTCCACAAGAATGGAACGGCTGCTGATCAAATGCACGAGACCAGCAATCGACACGCTGTTAGTCGCGATTTGATCAACAATGCCGGTCAGGAGGCGATGCTCCTGGAGCTGGAGGCGGGTCGCCAAAAATCCGCCGCCAGGCACGCGAATCCCTCGCGCTTCGACGATTTGGCCGTCGCGCAGGTTCGTAAAGAGAAGGGGACGGTTTTCAACATCGACAATGACGGTGGCGGTATTCACGGCAAAAGCGATGGAAGTGACCGCGATGGACTGCGCGCCATGAATCATGATCGGCCCGCTCACGGCAACTTCATCCACCGGGAAGCTTTCCACCTTGACGCGCCGGGCAATCAGCGAGCCATCGGACAAGCGCCGGCCCTGGGCTTCGACTATCATCCCAACCCGCAAATCGACAAAGCGAATCGTATCGTTGTTGGCGTCGAGCAAAATCGTGTGCTCGATAACTCGCAGCGGGCGACCCAGCGCGTGAAAAATGCCGCCGCTTCCAAGGCTGTCGATTCTGCCGGCAACTGCTATCTCGGTATCAATCTCATTTTCAACCTTGATGCGCGAGGCACGCCAGCGATTATTGGTTCGGTCCGCGCGAATCTGCACAATCGCTCCTACGGCCAGTTGCGCCAAGGAGATGGTGTTGCCGTTCAAATCGAGAATCACCGTGGCCACATCGACGAAAAAGGTGAGGCGAGTCACGCGCAGGCTGTCGCCGCCAAGGCCGGCAATGGCGCCGCGCAGCTCGATTTCGTCATTGAGAAAATCTTCGATACGAATCTCAGTGGCGCGGACCGAACCATCGAAGCGCCGGTCGCCGCGGACTTCGACCAGCATGCCGAGACGCAGCGCTGAGAACGTGATCGGAACGCGGTTTTTATCCAACACCACCGTTGCACCGGTGACCCGAAAGAGAGTGCGAGAAACCACGAGGCTGGTATCACTTAACGCCTCGATGAAGGCAGTGAGTTCTACCTCGTCGTTGGCCTCGTCCTCGAGCTTGATGTGCGTGGTTAGCAGCCGGCCGTTCGCCTGACGATTGGCGGAGACCGCGACGACCATCCCTGCTCGCAATTCGGAAAAGGAAATAAAAAAGTTTTCATCGTCGAGGATGAGGGTGGCCGGCGAGATGAAAAACTCGAGTCTGCTGACCACCAGCGAGGAATCGAGCAGGCGCTCAATCGGCCCTTTCACCTGCACGTCGCCATTGCCAACCGCTTTGCGTATGAGGCGCAGCGCCAGGGGAATTCGGCTCATCCGCGTTAGCGCTTTGAGTTCGACGGTTTCGCCGGGCCGCAACGCTGCCAAAGCAATCGGCTCGTCGAAAAATCCGCGCAATTCGGTTTGCGGACCTACTTCAAAAAGATCGCCGTTCACGCGAATCGAGTCCGGCAGCGGCGGGCGGGCGAACAGTGCATTGACCACACCGGTGAATTGAATTTCCTGCCCGGCGAAGTTGTCATCTTCAACCTTGACGCGGTCGGCAATCAATTTTCCGGTTGCCTCGGTTGTGCCACGCGCTTCGACCAACATGCCGACACGCAAATCCGAGAGTCGGATCGCGGTGCCCTCCTTCCCCCGCAATTCTGTTTTGGTGACGAGGCGAAACCGGATTTCATTGACGATGATCACGGAATCCTGAATATTGGCAAGGCGCCCCCGGGTTTCCACCACCTGCCCGCCGGAAGCGCGCTCCAGAACTTCGATGGTCAAGGCCCACAAGCGATTTTCGGCGCGCTCCTCGGCACGCACGCGGACTTTCCAACCGGCGCGAAGTTCCTCGAATTTGAGCGGCTGGCCCAATTCGGTGACCCGCGTTGCCGTATCCACAAAAATCGTTTTCCCGGAAATTTGGAGTGAAGCACTGGCCACAGCCTCGATGCGTCCCTCGAGCTCGACAATAACCGGCGGCGGGCTGTCCGTGATGGTGAGGTCGACCCGGTTCTTGTACTCGTTGCCCTGCCGGTCTTTGATCTCGACGCGCAATTCCCAGTCTTGTTTCGAACGGTTCAACACGGCAAGGACAACAGAGGTGGAATACGTGCCGTTGAAATGGTTGGTGAATGCTCCCTCCACTTCGTCACCGCCGCTCATGGCTTTGAGACGAAATTCATTTTTGTCCAAATCGGTGTAATCAAGGTGTGAGGCGGTCACGCGCGCATAAAGCGTATCGTTAAAAGTGAAGGCATGGTCGGCGGTCGAAAAATCTCGGTTTTTCGAGGTCTCGAGTTTTTGAGCGGAAGCCGGAGAACCGAGCAGCGACAGCATCAAGCTCAAAAGCGCGACAACTCGCTGCCTTGCGTTCGAAGAGGCGAGCTTCATTGGCAAAATGGTTCGTCAAAACGATAAGGGACGCTAAGATAATTCCTCGTAACGCAGACCTCTTGTCTGCAAACCAATGCAGGCAGGATACCTGCACTCCAAAATCGCGATCGTGATCGTTTTCCCAGAGAAATACCCTATACCCGTTTAGGGCATTTTTGAACTGGAGTGCGATGTTGAAGCATCGCTCCGAAACTCAAATTCTAA carries:
- a CDS encoding DUF5666 domain-containing protein; the protein is MKLASSNARQRVVALLSLMLSLLGSPASAQKLETSKNRDFSTADHAFTFNDTLYARVTASHLDYTDLDKNEFRLKAMSGGDEVEGAFTNHFNGTYSTSVVLAVLNRSKQDWELRVEIKDRQGNEYKNRVDLTITDSPPPVIVELEGRIEAVASASLQISGKTIFVDTATRVTELGQPLKFEELRAGWKVRVRAEERAENRLWALTIEVLERASGGQVVETRGRLANIQDSVIIVNEIRFRLVTKTELRGKEGTAIRLSDLRVGMLVEARGTTEATGKLIADRVKVEDDNFAGQEIQFTGVVNALFARPPLPDSIRVNGDLFEVGPQTELRGFFDEPIALAALRPGETVELKALTRMSRIPLALRLIRKAVGNGDVQVKGPIERLLDSSLVVSRLEFFISPATLILDDENFFISFSELRAGMVVAVSANRQANGRLLTTHIKLEDEANDEVELTAFIEALSDTSLVVSRTLFRVTGATVVLDKNRVPITFSALRLGMLVEVRGDRRFDGSVRATEIRIEDFLNDEIELRGAIAGLGGDSLRVTRLTFFVDVATVILDLNGNTISLAQLAVGAIVQIRADRTNNRWRASRIKVENEIDTEIAVAGRIDSLGSGGIFHALGRPLRVIEHTILLDANNDTIRFVDLRVGMIVEAQGRRLSDGSLIARRVKVESFPVDEVAVSGPIMIHGAQSIAVTSIAFAVNTATVIVDVENRPLLFTNLRDGQIVEARGIRVPGGGFLATRLQLQEHRLLTGIVDQIATNSVSIAGLVHLISSRSILVDEQNQPVGASEIKSKQQVRLVAGFTNGRWEILYLRLLFRGGPVAVKDPPSPSLPRNFVLYQNFPNPFWSGTSSRLARKAFTVIRFELSQPAEISLIIYNSLGQKIRTLTAGHLPAGLHERVWDGRDDAARKVAAGVYFYQLQVGQHPETRRMIMW